Proteins from a genomic interval of uncultured Desulfuromusa sp.:
- the rpsB gene encoding 30S ribosomal protein S2 produces the protein MAQITMKQMLEAGVHFGHQTKRWNPKMKPYIFGARNGIYIVDLQKTVRYFKTAYQFVQDTVANGEKVLFVGTKKQAQDAIKEESLGADQYFVNNRWLGGMLTNFTTIKASIDRLKKIEAMVADGTIEQYTKKEALQLERQREKLEKNLGGIKHMSKLPGAIFIIDPKKEAIAVQEANKLGIPVVAVVDTNCDPDNIDYIIPGNDDAIRAIRLFASKMAEACVEGDQRRKEKKQTAAEGKDEPVVEAAPAPAPEKEDVSEAPVAESTETVAE, from the coding sequence ATGGCACAAATCACAATGAAGCAAATGTTAGAAGCCGGCGTGCACTTCGGTCACCAGACCAAACGTTGGAACCCCAAGATGAAACCGTACATTTTTGGTGCACGTAACGGCATTTATATTGTCGATCTGCAAAAAACTGTGCGCTACTTCAAGACCGCTTATCAGTTTGTCCAGGATACGGTTGCAAATGGAGAAAAAGTCCTTTTTGTCGGGACCAAGAAGCAGGCGCAGGATGCCATCAAAGAAGAGTCTCTGGGGGCAGATCAGTATTTCGTCAATAACCGCTGGTTGGGTGGTATGTTGACGAACTTCACAACAATCAAGGCCAGTATCGACCGGTTGAAAAAAATCGAGGCGATGGTGGCAGACGGTACGATTGAGCAGTACACTAAAAAAGAAGCCCTACAACTTGAGCGTCAGCGTGAAAAGCTGGAAAAAAACCTTGGTGGCATTAAGCATATGTCCAAGCTTCCGGGCGCTATATTTATTATCGATCCTAAAAAAGAGGCAATAGCTGTTCAGGAAGCAAATAAACTTGGAATTCCTGTTGTTGCTGTTGTTGATACCAACTGTGATCCGGATAACATTGATTATATTATTCCGGGCAATGATGATGCTATTCGTGCGATTCGCCTGTTTGCCTCGAAAATGGCAGAAGCTTGTGTTGAGGGAGATCAGCGGCGCAAAGAGAAGAAACAGACGGCAGCAGAAGGTAAGGATGAGCCGGTCGTTGAGGCTGCACCGGCTCCTGCACCAGAGAAAGAAGACGTTTCTGAAGCCCCTGTTGCTGAAAGTACAGAAACGGTTGCTGAATAA
- the tsf gene encoding translation elongation factor Ts: MSITAAMVSELRKKTGAGMMDCKKALTETGGNMDEAVDFLRKKGLSAAAKKSGRVASEGAVAATSEGSVGAIVEVNAETDFVAKNEAFKSFVADVCDIVRANEIADIEALKSFDYPGTGRTVADELTHQIATIGENMSIRRLARTDAGQGIVTSYVHGAGKIGVLVELQTTSTDEKVAELGKKLAMHVAAAAPQYLDRESVPAEIVEKEKEIMRVKAIDSGKPENIVEKIILGQINKYFGEVCLVEQAFVMDPDQKVGKLVAALSKEIGAEIKLSSYVRYQLGEGIEKKEDDFAAEVAAMSKQ, from the coding sequence GTGAGTATTACAGCAGCAATGGTCTCGGAATTACGTAAAAAAACCGGAGCGGGTATGATGGATTGCAAAAAAGCTCTGACTGAAACTGGTGGAAATATGGATGAGGCTGTCGATTTTCTACGCAAAAAAGGGCTTTCGGCTGCCGCAAAAAAATCTGGTCGGGTTGCTTCTGAAGGAGCCGTTGCCGCAACTTCAGAAGGTTCTGTCGGCGCTATAGTCGAAGTGAATGCCGAGACTGATTTTGTCGCTAAAAATGAAGCATTCAAGTCCTTTGTCGCTGATGTCTGTGACATTGTTCGAGCTAATGAAATTGCTGATATTGAGGCTCTTAAGTCTTTTGATTATCCGGGAACCGGTCGGACTGTTGCGGATGAATTGACTCACCAGATTGCCACAATTGGTGAAAATATGAGTATTCGCCGGTTGGCACGTACTGATGCAGGTCAGGGGATTGTCACTTCCTATGTTCATGGTGCGGGTAAAATTGGTGTGTTGGTGGAACTGCAAACGACATCAACCGATGAAAAGGTTGCCGAGCTGGGGAAAAAATTAGCTATGCATGTTGCTGCTGCCGCTCCACAATATCTGGATCGTGAGAGTGTCCCTGCTGAAATTGTCGAAAAAGAAAAAGAAATTATGCGCGTTAAGGCCATCGATAGCGGTAAGCCGGAAAACATTGTTGAAAAAATCATTCTTGGCCAGATTAATAAATATTTTGGTGAAGTCTGCCTTGTGGAGCAGGCATTTGTCATGGATCCGGATCAGAAGGTCGGCAAGCTGGTTGCAGCTCTGAGTAAGGAGATTGGTGCAGAAATCAAGCTGAGCAGTTATGTTCGCTATCAGCTTGGTGAAGGGATTGAAAAGAAAGAGGATGATTTTGCTGCAGAAGTTGCGGCAATGAGTAAGCAGTAA
- the pyrH gene encoding UMP kinase, whose protein sequence is MATIKYRRILLKLSGEALAGEQGYGIDPDVISGIASEIKEVIGLGVEVAVVIGGGNIFRGLAASSKGMDRASADYMGMLATVMNSLAMQDALEKQGVVTRVQSAIDMQQIAEPYIRRRAVRHLEKGRVVIFSAGTGNPYFTTDTAASLRAMEINAEVILKATKVDGIYSADPKKDKSAVKLPTLTYLEVLQKGLQVMDATATSLCMDNNLPMIIFDMTHRDNIKKVVLGEKIGTIVMGGEDNG, encoded by the coding sequence GTGGCTACGATAAAATATCGACGTATTCTATTAAAGCTGAGTGGCGAAGCTTTGGCTGGTGAGCAGGGGTATGGAATTGACCCTGATGTTATTAGTGGTATTGCTTCTGAAATCAAAGAGGTTATTGGTCTTGGTGTTGAAGTTGCCGTGGTTATCGGTGGCGGAAATATTTTCCGTGGCCTGGCGGCTTCTTCCAAGGGGATGGATCGTGCCAGCGCCGATTATATGGGGATGTTGGCAACGGTTATGAACAGTCTGGCGATGCAGGACGCTCTGGAAAAGCAGGGTGTTGTTACCCGGGTTCAATCGGCAATTGACATGCAACAGATTGCTGAACCTTATATCCGTCGCCGGGCAGTTCGACATTTAGAAAAAGGTCGCGTGGTTATTTTCAGTGCAGGGACCGGTAATCCTTACTTTACAACCGATACGGCTGCCAGTCTGCGGGCGATGGAAATTAACGCCGAGGTGATTCTTAAAGCCACCAAGGTCGATGGGATCTATTCGGCTGATCCGAAGAAAGACAAAAGTGCGGTTAAGCTGCCGACGTTAACGTATCTGGAAGTCCTGCAAAAAGGTCTCCAGGTTATGGACGCAACGGCAACGTCACTATGCATGGATAATAACCTCCCGATGATTATTTTTGACATGACTCATCGAGATAATATTAAAAAAGTTGTGCTTGGCGAAAAAATTGGAACAATTGTCATGGGAGGTGAAGACAATGGTTAA
- the frr gene encoding ribosome recycling factor — MVKEILSEARTAMDKAVKSLKKEMTKVRTGRASISLLDDVKIEYYGVPTPLSQVATLSVPEARLITVQPWEKNLIPDIEKAIFKADLGLTPASDGVLIRLPVPALTEERRREMVKIIKRMAEDTKISVRNARRDANENLKMLEKEKEITEDDLKRSEKDVQQVTDEFVSTIDSIVQNKEQEVMEI, encoded by the coding sequence ATGGTTAAAGAGATTTTGAGTGAGGCCCGTACCGCAATGGATAAAGCGGTTAAGTCTTTAAAAAAGGAAATGACCAAGGTTCGTACTGGCCGGGCAAGTATTTCATTGTTGGATGATGTCAAAATTGAATACTACGGAGTCCCGACACCGCTCAGTCAGGTTGCCACACTTTCAGTTCCAGAGGCACGTTTGATAACTGTTCAGCCATGGGAAAAAAATTTGATTCCCGATATTGAAAAGGCAATTTTCAAGGCTGACCTTGGACTGACTCCTGCGTCGGATGGTGTCTTGATTCGTCTGCCTGTCCCGGCGCTGACTGAAGAAAGACGTCGGGAAATGGTCAAGATTATTAAACGGATGGCTGAGGACACGAAGATTTCGGTGCGGAATGCTCGCCGTGATGCCAATGAAAATCTAAAAATGCTGGAAAAAGAAAAAGAAATTACTGAAGATGATCTCAAGCGGAGTGAAAAGGATGTTCAGCAGGTTACAGATGAATTTGTCAGTACCATTGATTCCATAGTTCAGAACAAAGAACAAGAAGTCATGGAAATTTGA
- a CDS encoding 4Fe-4S binding protein, translating to MALKINEECIGCGTCVETCPLGAIIESGDVYTITDECTECRACIDSCPVEAIVD from the coding sequence ATGGCTCTAAAAATCAATGAAGAGTGCATTGGTTGTGGTACTTGTGTTGAGACCTGCCCCCTGGGTGCTATTATTGAATCTGGAGACGTTTATACGATTACTGATGAGTGCACAGAGTGCCGTGCCTGTATTGACAGCTGCCCGGTTGAAGCAATCGTTGACTGA